A stretch of the Lactuca sativa cultivar Salinas chromosome 9, Lsat_Salinas_v11, whole genome shotgun sequence genome encodes the following:
- the LOC111876100 gene encoding protein MKS1, translating to MLSAHITSSNNYGIIIVIATTFSSFVKHINPKETITMDSPDFPSGTAKSPRSLQGPRPSPLRVRKDSHKIRKPPVAPQPHHQQHNHHHQPQQIQQQYRPPVIIYTVSPKVIHTNPNEFMTLVQRLTGPSAPSPVGSSFSAFHHDGGAVSPAARFASTEKATTMPDGRKVPQTGDVAVVEGVEINTGLEKAGYFPGILSPGPTSLPPIPPGFFSPLANDQNPLSFFPDLSPVLHSNRNYNYLENNNFLMQSPSNLLSPYMISPNTQNLFNSLFD from the coding sequence ATGTTGTCAGCTCATATTACTTCTTCAAACAATTATGGCATCATCATTGTTATCGCCACCACTTTTTCCTCTTTCGTAAAACATATCAACCCAAAAGAAACCATCACCATGGACTCGCCGGATTTCCCCTCCGGCACCGCCAAGTCTCCCCGGTCACTTCAGGGCCCACGTCCTTCCCCTCTCAGAGTCCGGAAAGACTCTCACAAGATCAGAAAACCACCGGTAGCTCCACAACCGCATCACCAGCAACACAACCACCACCATCAACCACAACAAATCCAACAGCAATACCGGCCGCCGGTCATCATCTACACCGTCTCCCCAAAGGTAATCCACACAAATCCAAACGAATTCATGACTTTAGTCCAGCGTTTGACCGGCCCATCCGCCCCCTCTCCGGTGGGTTCTTCTTTCTCTGCTTTCCACCATGACGGAGGTGCAGTTTCACCGGCGGCAAGATTCGCATCCACAGAAAAAGCGACAACCATGCCAGACGGTAGGAAAGTGCCGCAGACTGGTGACGTGGCGGTGGTGGAAGGGGTGGAGATAAATACCGGATTGGAGAAAGCCGGCTACTTTCCCGGAATATTGTCTCCGGGACCGACGTCACTACCTCCGATTCCACCTGGTTTTTTCTCCCCACTAGCAAATGATCAAAACCCACTTAGTTTTTTTCCTGATTTAAGCCCTGTTTTGCATAGTAACAGAAATTATAATTATTTGGAGAATAATAATTTTCTTATGCAAAGCCCTTCAAATCTTCTTTCTCCATACATGATTTCACCCAACACCCAAAATCTCTTCAATAGCCTATTTGACTAG
- the LOC111876084 gene encoding uncharacterized protein LOC111876084 has protein sequence MKQVKVSEFFLPKDQDLILMKVVKGCSQTLITNQSIPSVSNSNATPQTPITNQSTPSVYNATPQTSCSNEPNDNVDLKDLPKDPTDRPKITSYKSNVRDDVRRTYLLQGPCQIRLHKFPKKKIGDRFRRFVPSWFDDFDWLEYSVKKNKTYCLCCYVCGGLMNQRGGRDVFVSQGSDTWNKKDAFRTHVGSVDSLHKKAREKCKFLLREKQAINVVLRRQTEAKDHKYKDRLRVSIIVVRLLLKTGLPFRCHYESVNSENRELYIEVLKAIRETSEDIFNNILEKAPKNNQLISPKIQKELVQCFAQEVLSSIRQEYMGALSLCDSFAQFDKSKLLKLAKLYKYDFDDSDLIKLEGQLEIFYHSCIKDERFITLKGISELSRLMLLKTDLRNKIGNDFLNDALLCNVETEALVKAENEKT, from the exons ATGAAGCAA gtTAAAGTAAGTGAGTTTTTTTTACCAAAAGACCAAGACCTAATCCTAATGAAAGTGGTAAAAGGATGTTCCCAAACACTAATCACCAATCAATCAATCCCTTCCGTTTCTAATTCTAATGCAACCCCACAAACACCAATCACCAATCAGTCAACCCCTTCGGTTTATAACGCAACTCCACAAACATCATGCTCTAATGAACCTAATGATAATGTTGATTTGAAAGATCTTCCAAAGGACCCGACGGATAGGCCAAAGATTACAAGTTACAAATCAAATGTAAGAGATGATGTAAGAAGAACATATTTGCTTCAAGGACCTTGTCAAATAAGGTTACATAAGTTTCCAAAAAAGAAAATAGGTGATAGATTTAGAAGATTCGTTCCTTCATGGTTTGATGATTTTGATTGGTTGGAATATAGtgtgaaaaagaataaaacatattgtttatgttgttatgtgtgtggagGCCTCATGAATCAAAGAGGAGGGAGAGATGTATTTGTTTCCCAAGGTTCTGATACTTGGAATAAAAAAGATGCATTTCGGACTCATGTGGGTAGTGTTGATAGTTTGCACAAAAAAGCAAgagaaaaatgtaaatttttattgAGAGAAAAACAAGCTATTAATGTAGTCTTGAGGAGgcaaaccgaagcgaaagaccaTAAATATAAAGATCGATTACGTGTTTCTATTATTGTTGTTAGACTTTTATTGAAAACCGGTTTACCATTTCGTTGTCATTATGAGTCGGTTAACTCGGAAAATAGAGAGCTTTACATTGAAGTGTTAAAAGCCATTCGGGAGACTAGTGAAGATATTTTCAACAATATTTTAGAAAAGGCTCCTAAAAACAATCAACTTATTTCTCCTAAAATTCAAAAAGAACTTGTACAATGTTTTGCACAAGAAGTCCTTTCGAGTATTCGCCAAGAGTACATGGGTGCTTTGAGCCTTTGTGATTCATTTGCACAATTTGACAAATCAAAGTTGTTGAAGTTGGCTAAGTTGTACAAGTATGACTTTGATGATTCGGATTTGATAAAGCTTGAAGGACAACTTGAGATATTTTATCACTCTTGCATCAAAGATGAGCGTTTTATCACTCTGAAAGGAATTTCTGAGCTTTCTCGTTTGATG CTCTTGAAGACCGACTTACGCAACAAAATTGGCAATGACTTTTTGAACGATGCATTACTCTGCAATGTTGAGACCGAAGCACTTGTGAAAGCTGAGAATGAGAAA acgtaa
- the LOC111876099 gene encoding uncharacterized protein LOC111876099: MALSSSSSPKGIVIPVPVLVLSAAGAAIFLFFLLSSLSSSPTSCSCPTTTASTAVVQASRQQPQERISASEDDIDWVKTQIEVNGLHMQDNVLRKGINPRTRAQQLQDLIQYKGISHYEQEEEAKNHTAFPCPGELLVEQHHSNYGEPWAGGRDVFEFLAESSHLIPESRVLEIGCGTLRVGLHFIRYLNPEHFHCLERDELSLMAAFRYELPAQGLLYKRPLILKGEDMEFVRFGSGFMYDLVYASAVFLHMPDKLVWVGLERLVGRLKPLDGRLFVSHNVKFCSRLGGDECSKRLKSLGLEYMGKHTHDSLLFNHYEIWFEFRRFTM, encoded by the exons ATGGCTCTCTCATCGTCTTCATCCCCAAAGGGAATTGTAATACCGGTACCGGTGCTGGTGCTCTCTGCCGCCGGCGCCgccatcttcctcttcttcctcctctcctctctctcttctTCACCGACCTCCTGTTCCTGCCCCACCACCACCGCTTCCACTGCCGTCGTCCAAGCTAGTAGACAACAACCACAAGAACGGATCTCTGCTTCGGAAGATGACATCGATTGGGTGAAGACCCAGATCGAAGTGAATGGACTGCATATGCAGGATAATGTGCTCCGCAAGGGTATCAATCCTCGTACTCGCGCCCAACAGCTTCAGGATTTGATCCA GTACAAAGGGATATCACATTATGAACAAGAGGAAGAAGCAAAAAACCACACAGCCTTTCCATGTCCAGGTGAACTCCTAGTAGAACAACACCACAGTAACTATGGAGAACCCTGGGCTGGTGGGAGAGATGTATTTGAATTCCTTGCAGAATCCTCTCACTTAATTCCAGAATCCCGTGTTCTTGAAATCGGATGTGGTACACTTCGAGTTGGCTTACATTTCATCCGATACTTGAATCCAGAACACTTCCATTGTTTAGAAAGAGATGAGCTCTCTCTCATGGCTGCATTTAGGTATGAACTTCCTGCACAAGGGTTGCTTTATAAACGTCCTTTGATCTTGAAAGGTGAAGATATGGAGTTTGTGAGATTTGGGTCTGGATTTATGTATGATTTAGTGTATGCGAGTGCTGTGTTTCTTCATATGCCTGATAAGCTTGTGTGGGTTGGATTAGAGAGATTAGTGGGTCGATTGAAGCCTTTGGATGGAAGATTATTTGTGTCTCATAATGTTAAGTTTTGTTCAAGATTGGGTGGAGATGAATGTagcaaaagattgaaaagtttaGGGCTTGAGTACATGGGAAAACATACACATGATAGTTTATTGTTCAATCATTATGAGATATGGTTTGAGTTTAGAAGATTTACAATGTAA
- the LOC111876098 gene encoding protein MITOFERRINLIKE 1, chloroplastic, with protein sequence MENPNSRSLSLIHSVSPYPTHSNSITDFNSLFTHINTVILSSPSPRQPSTNLKFASTSISLETSQSQFDKPQSLNWLKPTTRGSPQSIALFKTLSVFERALIGAGAGGIAGAFTYVCLHPLDTIKTKLQTKGASKIYDNTLDAVVKTFQSKGILGFYSGVSAVIVGSTASSAIYFGTCEFGKSVLSKLPNFPAVLIPPTAGAMGNIMSSAIMVPKELITQRMQAGAKGRSWEVLLRILEKDGVLGLYAGYSATLLRNLPAGVLSYSSFEYLKAAVLRKTKQPNLEAFQSVCCGALAGAISASLTTPLDVMKTRLMTQIHSEKISYGVSEMVKQILKEEGWVGFTRGMGPRVVHSACFSALGYFAFETARLTILHEYLRRKELELASSGVVTST encoded by the coding sequence ATGGAAAATCCCAATTCTAGATCACTCTCCCTCATCCACTCAGTATCCCCTTACCCAACTCATTCCAATTCCATCACCGATTTCAATTCGCTCTTCACCCATATCAACACCGTTATCCTGTCATCGCCATCACCACGACAACCCTCAACAAATCTCAAATTCGCATCAACATCAATCTCATTAGAAACCTCACAATCTCAATTCGATAAACCCCAATCTCTAAACTGGCTCAAACCCACCACTCGAGGCTCACCCCAGTCTATCGCTCTGTTCAAGACCCTTTCAGTTTTCGAACGCGCCCTCATCGGCGCCGGTGCCGGCGGCATCGCCGGCGCATTCACGTACGTGTGTCTCCACCCACTCGACACCATCAAAACAAAACTACAAACCAAAGGTGCATCTAAGATTTACGACAACACTCTCGATGCAGTCGTTAAGACCTTTCAAAGCAAGGGAATTCTAGGGTTTTATTCGGGCGTTTCCGCTGTTATTGTCGGGTCAACCGCCTCTTCCGCCATTTACTTTGGGACATGTGAATTCGGTAAATCTGTGTTGTCGAAATTGCCGAATTTCCCAGCTGTTCTAATACCTCCTACAGCTGGTGCAATGGGTAACATAATGTCTTCAGCTATTATGGTGCCGAAGGAATTAATCACTCAACGAATGCAAGCAGGAGCAAAAGGTAGATCTTGGGAGGTTTTATTAAGGATTTTAGAGAAAGATGGCGTTTTGGGTTTGTACGCAGGCTACTCAGCGACATTGTTGAGGAACTTACCTGCTGGGGTTTTGAGCTATTCATCTTTCGAGTACCTAAAAGCTGCAGTTTTGAGGAAGACGAAACAACCCAATTTGGAGGCGTTTCAGAGTGTTTGTTGTGGGGCATTAGCTGGTGCCATTTCTGCTTCATTGACAACACCATTGGATGTAATGAAAACCAGGTTGATGACTCAGATTCATTCAGAAAAGATTTCTTATGGTGTTTCTGAAATGGTGAAGCagattttgaaggaagaagggTGGGTGGGATTCACAAGAGGAATGGGTCCTAGAGTTGTTCATAGTGCTTGTTTTTCAGCTTTAGGGTATTTTGCATTTGAGACAGCTAGGCTTACCATTTTGCATGAGTATCTTAGGAGAAAAGAGCTTGAACTTGCTTCTTCTGGAGTTGTCACTTCCACCTAA